A single Meles meles chromosome 20, mMelMel3.1 paternal haplotype, whole genome shotgun sequence DNA region contains:
- the LOC123932972 gene encoding PEST proteolytic signal-containing nuclear protein-like — protein sequence MADGKAGEEKPEKPQRAGAAGGPEEAAEKPVKTKTVSSSNGGESSSRSAEKRSAEEEAADLPTKPTKISKFGFAIGSQTAKKASAISIKLGSSKPKETVPTLAPKTLSVAAAFNEDEDSEPEEMPPEAKMRMKNIGRDTPTSAGPNSFNKGKHGFSDNQKLWERNIKSHLGNVHDQDN from the coding sequence ATGGCGGATGGGAAGGCGGGAGAGGAGAAGCCTGAGAAACCGCAGCGAGCTGGAGCCGCCGGAGGACCtgaagaagcagcagaaaaaccTGTGAAAACTAAGACTGTTTCTTCCAGTAATGGAGGGGAAAGTTCCAGTCGCAGCGCTGAGAAGCGATCAGCTGAAGAAGAAGCTGCAGACCTCCCAACAAAACCTACAAAGATCTCCAAGTTTGGATTTGCCATAGGTAGTCAGACGGCAAAGAAAGCTTCAGCCATATCCATCAAACTTGGATCAAGTAAGCCTAAAGAAACTGTTCCAACGCTTGCTCCAAAAACCCTTTCAGTAGCAGCAGCTTTTAATGAAGATGAAGATAGTGAGCCAGAGGAAATGCCTCCAGAAGCAAAGATGAGGATGAAGAATATTGGAAGGGATACACCAACATCAGCAGGGCCAAACTCCTTCAATAAAGGAAAGCATGGTTTTTCTGATAACCAGAAGCTCTGGGAGCGAAATATAAAATCTCATCTTGGAAATGTCCATGACCAAGACAATTAA